One Manihot esculenta cultivar AM560-2 chromosome 6, M.esculenta_v8, whole genome shotgun sequence DNA segment encodes these proteins:
- the LOC110616792 gene encoding BURP domain protein RD22-like encodes MWYGKRYEQPFAEDTPNTQMWYGKRYEQTFAENTPNTQMWYGKRYEQPFAEDTPNTQMWYGKRYKQPFAEDTPNTQMWYGKRYEQPFAEDTTDRRQKYGRRYELKFNKHALSNSTVFFLPNDLHAEIKKRFSVDPESRQGKMLKQTIENCESPRIKGEDKFCPTSLESLVDFSVKHVGNKAQVLMNEIDKPKREQEYTIKEVKFIGENHVVCHKLQYPYAVYYCHALKGTKVYTAQVVGADGTKAKAVAVCHTDTSAWNPGHLAFLVLKMKPGEGTACHFIRSDTFVMVSN; translated from the exons ATGTGGTACGGAAAGCGCTATGAGCAACCTTTTGCAGAAGATACTCCTAATACACAAATGTGGTACGGAAAGCGCTATGAGCAAACTTTTGCAGAAAATACTCCTAATACACAAATGTGGTACGGAAAGCGCTATGAGCAACCTTTTGCAGAAGATACTCCTAATACACAAATGTGGTACGGAAAGCGTTATAAGCAACCTTTTGCAGAAGATACTCCTAATACACAAATGTGGTACGGAAAGCGCTATGAGCAACCTTTTGCAGAAGATACTACTGATAGGCGACAGAAGTATGGAAGGCGCTATGAGCTTAAATTCAACAAGCATGCTCTCTCTAACTCAACTGTGTTTTTCTTGCCTAATGATCTCCATGCAG AAATTAAGAAGCGCTTTTCGGTGGATCCTGAATCACGTCAAGGCAAAATGTTAAAGCAAACTATAGAGAATTGTGAGTCACCGAGAATTAAAGGAGAAGATAAATTTTGCCCCACATCTCTAGAGTCCTTAGTTGATTTCAGTGTGAAACATGTTGGAAACAAAGCTCAAGTCCTTATGAACGAGATAGATAAGCCTAAAAGGGAGCAAGAGTATACTATCAAAGAAGTAAAATTTATAGGAGAAAACCATGTGGTGTGCCATAAGCTACAATACCCATATGCTGTGTATTATTGCCATGCACTCAAGGGCACTAAGGTTTACACAGCTCAAGTGGTAGGAGCTGATGGCACAAAAGCTAAAGCAGTCGCAGTTTGCCACACAGATACCTCAGCTTGGAATCCAGGACACTTGGCCTTTTTGGTTCTGAAGATGAAGCCAGGTGAAGGAACTGCTTGCCACTTCATTAGAAGTGATACTTTTGTCATGGTTTCCAATTAA